AAAGAAGATTTTCTTCCTGATCAATTGCAGAAAGTGTAATTACATCACCACCAACAAAAATTTCATCCTTATCAATCTCAATTGTAAATGGAGTATAATCCAAATTTGAAGTAATTGAACCTTCTGTCTGAATTTGTTCCACAACTTCTTCCAGCACTACAGAAAGGGGATTTTCACCGGCTTGAACTTCACGAACTTCTGAACGACCGTGATAAATTTCTTTTATTTTAACTTCAAAATCAAGATAAATTGAAACTTCAGCATACACTGGTATAGCTAATGGTACTTCTGGAAAAGTAACTTTATAACCATCTTCTGAACGTAGTTGTTCATTAAGAAATAGTTCCCATTCATCAATAGACTTTGATTCTTCATACAATTTTATTTCTTTTTCTTCATTAGAATCAAATAACTTAACTGAAATCCTAATAGACTCATCTTTTTCTGATGCACGACTGATAACCTGTCGAATAACTTTTGATGGAATCGAAAAAGAAATCTCTGTCTCCTGGGCGGAATTGTTTGAACATGAAATGAGTTCTAAAGATCCACAAATAAGAATTAAACAAAATAGAATTGAGGAAAAAATCGCAGTTAGTTTTTTTCGCATAAAGCTTCTCCCGTTAATTATGCATTTGAATTTATTATAAATGATAATTGGGATAATTCAAGAATTAATCAGCACGAGGACGATGACAGTTGGAACAACCAACTACATGTACATGCTTTTTTCCGAGAGCTTTATTGAAAAGACGGGCTGTAAGGCTTTGATCCTGTGCAACTTCCTTGTGGCACACCGGACAGATTCGTTTTACGCCTGGCTCACAACGGGGATAGCAGTGAGGGCAGCCCATAACAATCATAAGCTGATCTGGAACATTCATAGGACGATAAACTTTTGAAATAATGTTCTCTCCTACGTACAAATTTGAGTCACATAGCGGACATTTTACCGGCTGCATCACCTTCTGGCGGGATGATTTCTGATTTTTTCTATTAAAATATTTTATATACCAGGCAATCAGTGCGATTATTACACAAACTGCAAGGCCCATTAATAAATAATCCATAGCATTATTATAACACAAAAAAATAAAAAAAATATTTAATTTTTCCTAAACTTTTTTTTCACCAACCCGAAAATCAAGTATAAGGGTGGTGGAAACCCGTGAGATAAACCACGTTGTGGTTTTAAACCCACCAATGTGTTTTATCTTATAACCTAACTATAAGGAGATTATTATGGTTATTAATCACAATATGAGTGCTATGTTCGCTCAGCGTTCCCAGGGAATTCAGGATCTTAACAATCAGAAGAGCATGGAAAAACTTTCTTCTGGTATGAGAATTAACCGTGCCGGTGACGACGCTTCTGGACTTGCAGTTTCTGAGAAAATGCGTGCTCAGATCCGCGGTTTGAACCAGGCTTCAACAAACGCTCAGAATGGTATTTCTTTCATTCAGACAACTGAAGGATACCTCCAGGAAACAACAGACATCGTTCAGCGTATCCGCGAACTTGCTGTTCAGTCTTCAAACGGTATCTATTCTTCTGAAGACCGCATGCAGATCCAGGTAGAAGTTTCTTCTTTGATCGCAGAGGTTGACCGCATCGCTTCTTGTGCTCAGTTCAACGGTATGAACATGCTTACAGGTCGCTTTGCTCGTCCTACAGGTGAAAATGTTGTTACAGGTTCTATGTGGTTCCATATTGGTGCTAACATGGATCAGAGAACACAGGTATATATTGGAACAATGTCTGCTACAGCTCTTGGTCTCCGCAACATTGGTGATGAATCAATCATGTCTCTTGCAACTCCAGATGAAGCTAACCGCGCAATCGGAACTCTTGATGAGGCTTTGATGAAGATCAACAAGCAGCGTGCTGACCTTGGTGCTTACCAGAACCGCCTTGAGAAGACTGTTACAGGTCTTGATGTTGGTGCTGAAAACCTCCAGGCTTCTGAATCACGCATCCGTGATACAGACATGGCTGAAGAGATGGTTAAGTTCACAACTTCTAACGTACTCTCTCAGGCTGGTACAGCTATGCTCGCTCAGGCTAATCAGTCTAGCCAGAACGTACTCAGCTTGCTCCGCTAGAATTAACCTATCCCCCGTCATCCTGAACTTGTTTCAGGATCGGGATAAAAAAAACCGATGCGAACTGCATCGGTTTTTTTATTTAACAAAAGAATTAAAAATCAGAAATTAGCCGAGAGTAATTGCTCCAGCCTCGCTGATTGTAATTATTGCTTTACAGTTAGTACAGCGGAAACGACCTGCGTGTGCTGCCTGAATATTCTTTCCACATGATGGACAAACAAGCATCTTAGGGAATACTGGACCTGGAGCAGAACCTTCATCATGACGAAGGTACTCCAAAGCTTCTTCTGTAGTATCCTTAAGATTGAAGAACTGAGAGAAACCAAGAATCTGGAATACTTCAGCTACCTTCTCCTGAACTTCAGAAAGAATAATATCTCCGCCCTTTACCTTTACCATCTTAAGAAGGATTGTAAAAGAACCGAGACCTGTAGATGACACATATGACAAACCGCCACAATTAAACAGAAGATTAAAGTACCCTGCTCCGATTACTTTAGTAAGCTGTTTCTGAAAGAAAGATGAATTGTAAGTGTCGATATACCCATCCAGGACAACCATACAACCGTTCTGGACTCCTGGAATCTTATGCAAAGTGATCTTGAGAGAATCGTCCTTGTCACTGTCAAAGCCTGAAACGATAGAATTATTTGATTCCATTTAAATTACTACTTATGTATTATTATAAAACAAGAATTTCGAATTGTCTATTAAAATATGAAAAATAAAAAATCCGTTAAAACTCGCTGCGACCACGGAAACTCAAAGCTAAAGTGCGCTTATCAATGTATTCAAGGTCGCCGCCGACAGGAATTCCTGTTGCAAGTCGGGTAACTTTTGGTGAATCAGGAAGCTGAAGTTCCATAATCACCTTATTAAGATAGAGAGCAGTTGTATCTCCTTCTACTGTAGGATTTGTAGCAATTATAATTTCTGTAACGCTGCCATCTTTTATGCGGTTAATCAGTGGCTGAATTGAAAGCTGTGCCGGTCCGATTCCTTCGAGAGGACGGAGCAATCCTCCAAGAACATGGTACTTTCCCTTGTATTCACCATAGGCTTCAATTGTAGAAACGTCCTGCGGCTGTTCAACAACACAAATCTGAGATGAATCACGAAGCGGATTTGAACAGATTGGACACGGATCTGATTCTGTCCAGGTACCGCATACTGAGCAGGGCTTTATACGTTCCTGAAGATGTCCGAGATTCTGGGCAAACTTCTGGACATATGAAGAATCCTGTTTTAAAAGCCAGTTTACCATGCGGATGGCACTTTTTTTACCGATTCCAGGGAGACGGGAAAAGTTATTAGCTAATTCATCAAATGCATTCATAGACTAAAGTCCAAACTGACTGAGGTCAAGTCCACCAAGAATAGAACTTGATTTTGCCTTAATCTGTTCCTGTACATTTTCAACAGCGTTTTTATGAGCCGAAACGATAAGATCTTCAAGCATCTGAACATCACGATTATCAACACAAATCGGATCAAGCTTGATTCCCAGCATCTCGAATTTACCATTAAGTGTGACAGTTACCATGCGGCCACCAGAAGAGCCTTCTGCACGGATATCTGCAAGTTCCTTCTGAAGTTTTTCTGACTGTTCTTTAATTGCCTGTGTATTTTTAAGCAATTCAAATGGATTCATTATTACATCCTCCCGGCAACAATGGTGCCCTTAAAAGCATTTACAAGAATATTAACCTGAAGGGGTATTTCTACCTTTTCTGCAGGCATCTGTGCTTCCTGTACCTTTAAAGTAACATTGAAATGCATTTGACGTCCACAGATATTTGAAATCTCTGCAGATATCACATCTCTTTTCTTTTCTATAAGGCCTAAGTCATAATCGCTTTCAACAGTAGTCTTTACTGTGTCGGCTTCTATAACCCATAATCCAGTTTTTTCTACATTTGAAGCAGCAAATCCATCTGTAATGGCAAGTGCTGCAGTTACCTGGCCGCGGAGCTGACCTATTGAAATTGTCTGACCACTGGCAGTAACAAAAGTATCCTGTAATTGAGCTGGTGCTTTGACTGCTGCAGGACTTGAAGCATTTTCATAAGATTCTTCTGCCTGTTCAGCAAGCTCTCCTTCATCCGGATAATACTCATCATCTGGAGGGGCATCCATATTTGACCAGCCGTCATCTCCATCTTCTGCATCCGGATTCATTGAATAACTGTCTGCATTTAATGGAATGTCCATTGCAGGCATAACCTGACCATCGTCGGTAACATTTTCCTGAGAAATATGAAGTTTAAGACGCTCGTCAAGTTCTGCCGGATGACTTACCTCTGCCTCTGGGGCAGCCACTGATTGTTCAGGCGGCAGTGGACCGCCATCATGAAAAGGGTTCGGATTCTCCCCACCGGCATCCGGCGGCTCCCCGCCTCCTCCGTTCGCTTCTTCTTCAATCAATTTATCAAGCATTGAAAGTTTTGGAAGGCCGTTTGGAATCGGATTGATACCGAGAGCCTGCTCAGTTTTTGGCTGAACCGGCTGTGGCGCAGCATTTACTGGAGCAGTATTTACTGGTGCAGCCTGATTATTGAGCGGAGCTGCTGCTGAAGGCTGTGGAGCACCTGCAAGCAGATTCTGTGCCGCATCAATTGCCTTCTTAACCTCAGCATTAGAAACAAAATTGCCAATCCAGCACAAGCGGCTGAATGCAAGCTCAAGTTCATAACGAGGAGAAAGCGAATATCGGATATCACGATAAAGCTGCAAATATATAGAAAGAGCCCGTTCAATCTGGATTGTATTCCAGGCTCCTAGAACTACACTGCTGTAACGCTCCGGAGAATTTCCAAGAAGAGACTCTTTTTTAACACCGTTCTTAATAAGAAGAAGACTGCGGAGATAATCTGCGCTGTTAGAAATCAGCTGTTCAATTGAAACACCAGCCTGCAGGAATTCATCAATCAGATTGATAACTGCTTCTGTATTGTTCTGAGCACAAGCCTCAAAAACAGTGTTCAGGCGGTCAATGCCAACAAGACCAAGCTTATCGCGGATTTTGTCGTAAGTCATATGGCCGTCGCTGAAAGCTACAACCTGATCGAACAGAGTGTAAGCATCGCGCATAGAACCTGTAGACTCGCGGGCAATCCAGAAGAGAGCTTCATCATCAGCCTGTATACCTAATTCTGCGGCAGCTTCTGCAAGGCACTGCTTTACTTTATCAATTGCAACCAGACGGAAATTAAACTGCTGGCAGCGAGACTTGATTGTTGCAGGAACCTTCTGAAGTTCTGTTGTCGCAAAAATAAAGATTACATATGGAGGCGGCTCCTCAATAGTCTTCAAAAGAGCATTGAAAGCCGAAGTTGAAAGCATGTGGACTTCGTCTATGATATAGATTTTGTATTTTGCATTACTTGGTGGAAAAAGAACTTCATCCTTAATCTGACGGATATTCTCAACACTGGTATTTGACGCACCATCGATTTCGATTACGTCGAGAGAAGTACCTTTTGTGATTTCTTGACAGGTAGAACAGGTTCCACAAGGATTATCTGTAGGCCCGTTCTGACAGTTCAAAGCTTTTGCAAGAATACGCGCTGTAGAAGTTTTTCCACAACCACGCGGACCTGAAAACAGGTATGCATGAGCTATTTTTCCGGATTTTATTGAATTCTTAAGAGTTTCCGCTACAAATTCCTGACCAACAAGGTCATCAAACTGCTGCGGTCTCCTTCGAGTCGCTGTTACTTCGTATGACATAGAGTAAATTATAATGGGAATTTTCAGTTAAGGAAAGTCTAAAGGCCAAGATTGCGGGTCGAAGAGATTCCTCTATATAAATAATTAATCGTACTATTGGCTCCCGGGCACATATTTGCAGGACAAAAACGCGCAATAATGCGCTAGACGTTGTTTGTGGTATAGAAACTATTATACTGCCGCTCCCGCGGCAGCCACAAACAAAGTCTTTTTGCCCTGCAAATCTGCTTCCTCGCGCCAAAATTTCATTACGTCTTTATAATGCCTCCCCTGTACAGCCCCGCAATCTTGGCCTTTAGACTTTCATATTTCCGTAAATCCCATTATAATTTATTCTATGAAATTCTACGGTGAACTCTTAGTTTTTGCATTATTATTTATTACCAACCTGCGCGTATTTTTTGTACATCATGTGCGGCGAGATCCTCTTGTTGTACTGGCTCCGTTCACCTTTATTGTAGCGATTCTGCAGATTTTCGCATGGAAAATTGATGCTTTTACAATTCTTGGACTCTTAATTGCACTCTTTGTCCTTCTTTCAAACTTCCATGCTATTTTCAGATATCTTGAACGCCTTTATATTGACCATTACAGCCCGTTAATGAGGGTTTGGGCGGCTTTTACAATCATCTTTTCTGCACTCGCACTTGCAGCTACAATTTATTTTGCACCAGTAGAACAGCATTCAAGAAAACTCAACGTTTCGGAAAATCAGTTTCTATATAAAGGAAGCTTTAGAAGCGGTTTTGAAAATGCCAGTGCTGTTGGAAAAAAATCTCTGACACTTTATGAGTTTGCTCCAGATCAAATATCAGAGAC
The Treponema bryantii DNA segment above includes these coding regions:
- a CDS encoding flagellin codes for the protein MVINHNMSAMFAQRSQGIQDLNNQKSMEKLSSGMRINRAGDDASGLAVSEKMRAQIRGLNQASTNAQNGISFIQTTEGYLQETTDIVQRIRELAVQSSNGIYSSEDRMQIQVEVSSLIAEVDRIASCAQFNGMNMLTGRFARPTGENVVTGSMWFHIGANMDQRTQVYIGTMSATALGLRNIGDESIMSLATPDEANRAIGTLDEALMKINKQRADLGAYQNRLEKTVTGLDVGAENLQASESRIRDTDMAEEMVKFTTSNVLSQAGTAMLAQANQSSQNVLSLLR
- a CDS encoding STAS domain-containing protein, which produces MESNNSIVSGFDSDKDDSLKITLHKIPGVQNGCMVVLDGYIDTYNSSFFQKQLTKVIGAGYFNLLFNCGGLSYVSSTGLGSFTILLKMVKVKGGDIILSEVQEKVAEVFQILGFSQFFNLKDTTEEALEYLRHDEGSAPGPVFPKMLVCPSCGKNIQAAHAGRFRCTNCKAIITISEAGAITLG
- a CDS encoding YbaB/EbfC family nucleoid-associated protein, encoding MNPFELLKNTQAIKEQSEKLQKELADIRAEGSSGGRMVTVTLNGKFEMLGIKLDPICVDNRDVQMLEDLIVSAHKNAVENVQEQIKAKSSSILGGLDLSQFGL
- the dnaX gene encoding DNA polymerase III subunit gamma/tau yields the protein MSYEVTATRRRPQQFDDLVGQEFVAETLKNSIKSGKIAHAYLFSGPRGCGKTSTARILAKALNCQNGPTDNPCGTCSTCQEITKGTSLDVIEIDGASNTSVENIRQIKDEVLFPPSNAKYKIYIIDEVHMLSTSAFNALLKTIEEPPPYVIFIFATTELQKVPATIKSRCQQFNFRLVAIDKVKQCLAEAAAELGIQADDEALFWIARESTGSMRDAYTLFDQVVAFSDGHMTYDKIRDKLGLVGIDRLNTVFEACAQNNTEAVINLIDEFLQAGVSIEQLISNSADYLRSLLLIKNGVKKESLLGNSPERYSSVVLGAWNTIQIERALSIYLQLYRDIRYSLSPRYELELAFSRLCWIGNFVSNAEVKKAIDAAQNLLAGAPQPSAAAPLNNQAAPVNTAPVNAAPQPVQPKTEQALGINPIPNGLPKLSMLDKLIEEEANGGGGEPPDAGGENPNPFHDGGPLPPEQSVAAPEAEVSHPAELDERLKLHISQENVTDDGQVMPAMDIPLNADSYSMNPDAEDGDDGWSNMDAPPDDEYYPDEGELAEQAEESYENASSPAAVKAPAQLQDTFVTASGQTISIGQLRGQVTAALAITDGFAASNVEKTGLWVIEADTVKTTVESDYDLGLIEKKRDVISAEISNICGRQMHFNVTLKVQEAQMPAEKVEIPLQVNILVNAFKGTIVAGRM
- the recR gene encoding recombination mediator RecR; its protein translation is MNAFDELANNFSRLPGIGKKSAIRMVNWLLKQDSSYVQKFAQNLGHLQERIKPCSVCGTWTESDPCPICSNPLRDSSQICVVEQPQDVSTIEAYGEYKGKYHVLGGLLRPLEGIGPAQLSIQPLINRIKDGSVTEIIIATNPTVEGDTTALYLNKVIMELQLPDSPKVTRLATGIPVGGDLEYIDKRTLALSFRGRSEF